The following proteins are co-located in the Oceanimonas sp. GK1 genome:
- a CDS encoding MBL fold metallo-hydrolase — translation MNQPQVQAFLDQDSETFSYVIYDQPGGRAAVIDPVLDFNYHSGRTGTTTAQRLVDFVREQKLTLDWILETHAHADHLSAAPFIKAQLGGRIAIGEHIREVQGIFQRVFGLEKELLPDGSQFDHLFADGEQFAVGELSIRVLHVPGHTPADIAYVVNEQAVFVGDTLFMPDLGTARCDFPGGSAERLYQSIQRLLALPEGTDVYVCHDYPPAGREHECRTTVAAQKQGNLHVRDGISQAAFVRMRTERDATLAVPRLILPSIQVNIRAGALPKADEQGRRYLKIPLDQL, via the coding sequence ATGAACCAGCCTCAAGTACAGGCCTTTCTAGATCAGGACAGCGAAACCTTCAGCTACGTGATCTACGACCAGCCCGGTGGCCGGGCGGCGGTGATCGATCCGGTGCTGGACTTCAACTATCACTCCGGCCGCACCGGCACCACCACCGCCCAGCGGCTGGTGGACTTTGTGCGCGAACAGAAACTGACCCTGGACTGGATCCTGGAAACCCACGCCCACGCCGATCACCTGTCGGCGGCGCCCTTTATCAAGGCGCAGCTGGGCGGGCGCATCGCCATCGGCGAGCACATTCGCGAGGTGCAGGGCATTTTTCAGCGTGTGTTCGGGCTGGAAAAGGAATTGCTGCCCGACGGCAGCCAGTTTGATCACCTGTTTGCCGACGGCGAGCAGTTTGCGGTGGGCGAGCTGAGCATACGGGTGCTGCACGTGCCCGGCCATACCCCGGCGGACATTGCCTATGTGGTGAACGAGCAGGCGGTGTTTGTGGGCGATACCCTGTTTATGCCCGATTTGGGCACCGCCCGCTGCGACTTTCCCGGCGGCAGCGCCGAGCGGCTGTATCAGTCCATTCAGCGGCTGCTGGCGCTGCCCGAAGGCACCGACGTCTATGTGTGTCACGACTACCCGCCGGCGGGCCGGGAGCATGAATGCCGCACCACGGTGGCGGCCCAGAAACAGGGCAACCTTCATGTGCGCGACGGCATCAGTCAGGCCGCCTTTGTCAGAATGCGTACCGAGCGCGATGCCACCCTGGCGGTGCCGCGGCTGATTTTGCCGTCCATTCAGGTCAATATTCGCGCCGGCGCCCTGCCGAAGGCGGACGAGCAGGGCCGCCGTTACCTGAAGATCCCCCTGGATCAGCTCTGA
- the gorA gene encoding glutathione-disulfide reductase, with protein MAQHFDYIAIGGGSGGIASANRAAMYGKKVALIEAKDLGGTCVNVGCVPKKVMWHGAQVAEAIKLYAADYGFDVELKGHDWGTLVASRQAYIGRIHQSYDRVLGNNKVTVIKGFARFKDAHTVEVNGEEVTADHILIATGGEPIIPHIPGAEHGIDSNGFFALTEQPKRVAVVGAGYIAVELAGVLHSLGSETHLLVRKHAPLRNFDPLLTDTLVEVMAEDGPTLHTHSVPKNVEKHADGSLTLHLENGDALTVDCLIWAIGRRPLTGNLNLESAGVELDDKGYIKVDEYQNTSAKGVYAVGDNIGYVELTPVAVKAGRQLSERLFNNKPDAKMDYELVPTVVFSHPPIGTMGLTEPQAKERFGDDNVKVYTSSFTAMYTAVTQHRQPCKMKLVCAGEDEKVVGIHGIGFGMDEILQGFAVAVKMGATKADFDACVAIHPTAAEEFVTMR; from the coding sequence ATGGCACAGCATTTCGACTATATCGCCATCGGCGGCGGCAGCGGCGGCATTGCCTCTGCCAACCGGGCGGCCATGTACGGCAAGAAAGTAGCCCTGATCGAGGCCAAAGATCTGGGCGGCACCTGCGTCAACGTGGGCTGCGTGCCCAAGAAGGTGATGTGGCACGGCGCCCAGGTGGCCGAGGCCATCAAGCTCTATGCCGCCGACTACGGCTTTGACGTGGAGCTCAAGGGCCACGACTGGGGCACCCTGGTGGCAAGCCGCCAGGCCTACATCGGCCGCATTCATCAGTCCTACGACCGGGTGCTGGGCAACAATAAGGTCACGGTGATCAAGGGCTTTGCCCGCTTCAAGGACGCCCACACCGTGGAAGTGAACGGCGAGGAAGTCACCGCCGACCACATTCTTATCGCCACCGGCGGCGAGCCCATTATTCCGCACATTCCGGGTGCCGAGCACGGCATCGACTCCAACGGCTTTTTTGCCCTGACCGAGCAACCCAAACGGGTGGCGGTGGTCGGCGCCGGCTACATTGCGGTAGAGCTGGCCGGGGTGCTGCACAGCCTGGGCAGCGAGACCCACCTGCTGGTGCGCAAGCACGCGCCGCTGCGCAACTTCGACCCCCTGCTCACCGACACCCTGGTGGAAGTGATGGCCGAAGACGGCCCCACCCTGCATACCCATTCCGTGCCCAAAAACGTGGAAAAACACGCCGACGGCAGCCTGACCCTGCACCTGGAAAACGGCGACGCGCTCACCGTCGACTGCCTGATCTGGGCCATCGGCCGCCGCCCGCTGACCGGCAACCTCAACCTGGAAAGCGCCGGCGTCGAGCTGGACGACAAGGGCTACATCAAGGTGGACGAATACCAGAACACCTCGGCCAAAGGGGTGTACGCGGTGGGCGACAACATCGGCTACGTGGAGCTGACCCCGGTGGCGGTGAAGGCCGGGCGCCAGCTCTCCGAGCGGCTGTTCAACAACAAGCCCGACGCCAAAATGGACTATGAGCTGGTGCCCACCGTGGTGTTCAGCCATCCGCCCATCGGCACCATGGGCCTGACCGAGCCGCAAGCCAAAGAGCGCTTTGGCGACGACAACGTCAAGGTGTACACCTCCTCCTTCACCGCCATGTACACCGCCGTGACCCAACACCGCCAGCCCTGCAAAATGAAGCTGGTGTGCGCCGGCGAGGATGAAAAAGTGGTGGGCATTCACGGCATCGGCTTTGGCATGGACGAGATACTGCAAGGCTTTGCGGTGGCGGTGAAGATGGGCGCTACCAAGGCCGACTTCGACGCCTGCGTGGCCATTCATCCGACCGCGGCGGAGGAATTCGTTACCATGCGCTGA
- a CDS encoding bifunctional diguanylate cyclase/phosphodiesterase: protein MEYGVFSWFNLWCLSQLVEQRLADGALLCRRRGEHWQPLLAAGMGVPEHPLTGLGERPFQRLTYPLCRALHMGSGQFLSLSALYPDHALLLFRRQRHVRLPKGAWLGFFASVFTHPDRAQRAVSVLPLFEFFPLPLVRATPDGVVEWTNRAVQRLSGHHAPAMQGRSLREFSLGEDWPETRRLYRRLADEPELGMVVMEKHYLHASGQLLLGETQLTLVRDDAGAPWCLMGTLASLRPRNGHSQGLSLRFIPAPEQPESVMICDGHSRIEQVSPAFERLTGYREAEVRGRSPSLLRSGLHSREFYRRMNRALSEQGRWQGEVWNRRSNGQAYPERLRISSLYGPGGGVHYVAVFSDMGQPDPLDQGVPPEDKDGLTGLANRASFHQRLARHCRLSEPFALMILDINNFRLFNNAMNHRVGDRVLQEVAARLRGRLRSGDYLARIGSDEFALLVPGIVHHRQARIFGRHVLSALARPLHLADQQLYVDATLGGALWPGIDEKDAESLLQHAEQALFGAKQKREPLALYDDQLNRSQSRRIRLQHDLTEAIRQGGLRLHYQPIVDTATGRVSKLEALVRWQHPELGAISPMEFVPVAEESGMVQALGDWVLNRACGDLRRLQQAGYRLDMAINRSSLEFQSLGLDGDEWLSMIERHGLSPRQIIFEITESLFMQGNEHHLERIGALRQAGCRIAIDDFGTGYSALNYLRAFPIDMVKIDKSFIDYLPGNQKDGLLLEGILRIIGDLGMKVVIEGMETPAQAAYLSTQPCHFLQGYLIAKPMPLRELLIFLESYAGHTLPAAD from the coding sequence ATGGAATACGGGGTATTCTCCTGGTTTAACCTCTGGTGCCTGAGCCAGTTGGTGGAGCAGCGCCTGGCCGACGGCGCCTTGCTGTGTCGGCGCCGGGGTGAGCATTGGCAGCCGTTGCTGGCGGCCGGCATGGGCGTGCCCGAACACCCGCTCACCGGCCTGGGTGAACGTCCCTTTCAGCGCCTGACCTACCCGTTGTGCCGGGCCCTGCACATGGGCTCCGGTCAGTTTCTGTCGTTGTCGGCCCTGTACCCGGATCATGCCTTGCTGTTGTTCCGGCGCCAGCGCCATGTCCGCCTGCCCAAGGGCGCCTGGCTGGGCTTTTTCGCCTCGGTGTTCACCCATCCTGACCGAGCGCAACGGGCGGTGTCGGTGCTGCCGCTGTTCGAGTTCTTTCCGCTGCCGCTGGTGCGGGCCACCCCCGATGGGGTGGTGGAATGGACCAACCGGGCGGTGCAGCGCCTGTCCGGGCACCATGCCCCCGCCATGCAGGGGCGCTCCCTGCGCGAGTTCAGTCTGGGGGAAGACTGGCCGGAAACCCGACGTCTGTATCGCCGGCTGGCGGACGAGCCGGAGCTGGGCATGGTGGTGATGGAAAAGCATTACCTGCACGCCAGTGGCCAGTTGCTGTTGGGAGAGACCCAGCTGACCCTGGTTCGGGACGACGCGGGCGCGCCCTGGTGCCTGATGGGCACCCTGGCCAGCTTGCGGCCCCGGAACGGCCATTCCCAGGGCCTGAGCCTGCGTTTTATTCCCGCCCCGGAGCAGCCCGAAAGCGTGATGATCTGCGATGGCCACAGCCGTATTGAGCAGGTCAGCCCGGCCTTTGAGCGACTCACCGGTTACCGTGAAGCCGAGGTGCGGGGCCGGTCTCCGTCGCTGCTGCGCTCGGGCCTGCACAGCCGGGAATTTTACCGCCGCATGAACCGGGCCCTGAGCGAACAGGGGCGCTGGCAGGGAGAAGTGTGGAACCGGCGCAGCAACGGCCAGGCCTATCCGGAGCGGCTGCGCATCAGCTCGCTGTACGGACCGGGGGGCGGAGTGCACTATGTGGCGGTGTTCAGCGACATGGGCCAGCCCGATCCCCTGGATCAGGGGGTGCCCCCAGAAGACAAGGACGGCCTCACCGGGCTGGCTAACCGGGCCAGCTTTCACCAGCGGCTGGCCCGTCATTGCCGACTGAGCGAACCTTTTGCCCTGATGATCCTCGACATCAACAACTTTCGCCTGTTCAACAACGCCATGAACCACAGGGTGGGAGACCGAGTGCTGCAGGAGGTGGCGGCGCGGCTGCGCGGCCGGCTGCGCAGCGGCGACTACCTGGCCCGCATCGGCAGCGACGAGTTTGCCCTGCTGGTGCCGGGCATAGTGCATCATCGCCAGGCGCGGATTTTCGGCCGCCATGTGCTGAGCGCCCTGGCTCGCCCCCTGCATCTGGCGGATCAGCAGCTGTACGTGGACGCCACCCTCGGCGGAGCACTCTGGCCTGGCATCGACGAGAAAGATGCCGAAAGCCTGCTGCAACATGCAGAGCAGGCGCTGTTTGGTGCCAAGCAAAAGCGTGAGCCGCTGGCGTTGTATGACGATCAGCTCAACCGCAGCCAGAGCCGGCGTATTCGCCTGCAGCACGATCTGACCGAGGCCATTCGCCAAGGCGGTCTACGCCTGCATTATCAGCCCATCGTTGACACCGCCACCGGCCGGGTGAGCAAGCTGGAGGCCCTGGTGCGCTGGCAGCACCCGGAGCTGGGGGCTATTTCCCCCATGGAGTTTGTGCCGGTGGCGGAAGAAAGCGGCATGGTGCAGGCCCTGGGCGACTGGGTGCTGAACCGCGCCTGTGGCGATTTGCGCCGGCTGCAGCAGGCGGGTTATCGCCTGGACATGGCCATCAACCGTTCCAGCCTGGAGTTTCAGAGCCTGGGGCTGGATGGTGACGAGTGGCTGTCGATGATCGAGCGGCACGGGCTTTCGCCCCGGCAGATTATTTTCGAGATCACCGAATCCCTGTTTATGCAGGGCAACGAGCATCATCTGGAGCGCATCGGTGCCCTGCGCCAGGCCGGCTGCCGCATTGCCATCGACGATTTCGGCACCGGCTATTCGGCCCTCAACTACCTGCGCGCCTTTCCCATCGACATGGTCAAGATCGACAAAAGCTTTATCGATTACCTGCCCGGCAATCAAAAAGACGGCTTGCTGCTGGAAGGCATTTTGCGCATCATCGGCGACCTTGGCATGAAAGTGGTGATCGAAGGCATGGAAACCCCGGCCCAGGCCGCCTACCTGTCTACCCAGCCCTGTCATTTTCTGCAGGGTTATCTGATCGCCAAACCCATGCCCCTTCGTGAGCTGCTGATTTTTCTGGAGTCCTATGCCGGACACACGCTACCCGCTGCAGATTGA
- the prlC gene encoding oligopeptidase A encodes MTNPLLTMDGLPPFSQIKPEHVKPAVEHAIADCKKRVETVLARNEEFTWDNLVAPLEEVNDHLSRIWSPVSHLNSVMNSEELRQAYESCLPLLSEYHTWMGQHQGLFEAYQSLADRDDFKKLSLAQQKEVANTLRDFRLSGIALEAEQKRRFGEIQARLSELSSTFANRVLDATQAWHKHITDQTELAGLPESALAAAAAQAKARELDGWVFTLDIPSYLPVMMYADNAALREEMYYAFTTRASDQGPNAGQFDNTAIIEETLALKQELAGLLGYDNYAQVSLATKMADSEQQVLDFLEQLADRSRPQGQAELAELRDFARDQHGVTELNAWDLSYYGEKLKQHKYTISDEELRPYFPEHRVVHGLFETVKRLFGIKVVERFGVEEWHPDVRFFDIFDETGELRGSFYLDLYARANKRGGAWMDDCIGRRYREDGSLQKPVAYLTCNFNGPVGDKPALFTHNEVLTLFHEFGHGIHHLLTKVDVAGVAGINGVAWDAVELPSQFLENWCWQPEALAFISGHYETGEPLPAELLERMLAARNYHSALTMLRQLEFALFDFRLHMDDQAAEPGRVQAVLDEVRRQVAVLTPPAFNRFQHGFSHIFAGGYAAGYYSYKWAEVLSSDAFSRFEEEGVFSAKTGRDFLHAVLEQGGSKEPMELFRQFRGREPNIDALLRHSGIAA; translated from the coding sequence ATGACAAATCCGCTTCTCACCATGGACGGCCTGCCGCCGTTCAGCCAAATCAAGCCGGAACACGTAAAGCCGGCCGTGGAGCACGCCATTGCGGATTGTAAAAAGCGGGTGGAAACCGTATTGGCCCGGAACGAAGAGTTCACCTGGGACAACCTGGTGGCGCCGCTGGAAGAAGTGAACGATCACCTCAGCCGCATCTGGTCGCCGGTGAGCCACCTCAACAGCGTGATGAACAGCGAGGAGCTGCGTCAGGCCTATGAGTCCTGCCTGCCGCTGCTGTCGGAATACCACACCTGGATGGGCCAGCATCAGGGGCTGTTTGAAGCCTATCAAAGCCTGGCCGACCGGGATGATTTCAAAAAGCTGAGCCTGGCCCAGCAAAAGGAAGTGGCCAATACCCTGCGCGACTTCCGGCTGTCGGGCATCGCCCTGGAAGCGGAGCAGAAACGCCGCTTTGGCGAAATCCAGGCGCGGCTGTCGGAGCTGTCCTCCACCTTTGCCAACCGGGTGCTCGACGCCACCCAGGCCTGGCACAAGCACATTACCGACCAAACCGAGCTGGCCGGCCTGCCCGAGTCGGCACTGGCCGCCGCCGCGGCCCAGGCCAAAGCCCGAGAGCTGGACGGCTGGGTGTTTACCCTCGACATTCCGTCCTATTTGCCGGTGATGATGTACGCCGACAACGCCGCCCTGCGCGAGGAAATGTATTACGCCTTCACCACCCGCGCCTCCGATCAGGGCCCCAATGCCGGCCAGTTCGACAACACCGCCATCATCGAGGAAACCCTGGCGCTCAAGCAGGAGCTGGCCGGGCTGCTCGGGTATGACAACTACGCCCAGGTGTCCCTGGCCACCAAGATGGCGGACAGCGAGCAGCAGGTGCTGGACTTTCTTGAGCAGCTGGCCGATCGCAGCCGCCCCCAGGGCCAGGCCGAGCTGGCGGAGCTGCGCGACTTTGCCCGGGATCAGCACGGCGTCACCGAGCTCAACGCCTGGGATCTCAGCTACTACGGCGAAAAGCTCAAGCAACACAAATACACCATCTCCGACGAGGAACTGCGGCCTTATTTCCCCGAGCATCGTGTGGTACACGGCCTGTTCGAGACCGTAAAGCGGTTGTTTGGCATCAAGGTGGTGGAGCGCTTCGGGGTCGAGGAATGGCACCCGGACGTACGCTTTTTCGATATTTTCGATGAAACCGGCGAGCTGCGCGGCAGCTTCTACCTGGATCTCTACGCCCGTGCCAACAAGCGCGGCGGCGCCTGGATGGACGACTGCATTGGCCGGCGCTACCGGGAAGACGGCAGCCTGCAAAAGCCGGTGGCTTACCTCACCTGCAACTTCAACGGCCCGGTGGGGGACAAGCCCGCCCTGTTCACCCACAACGAGGTGCTGACCCTGTTCCATGAATTCGGTCACGGCATTCATCACCTGCTCACCAAGGTGGACGTGGCCGGGGTGGCCGGCATCAACGGGGTGGCCTGGGACGCGGTGGAGCTGCCCAGCCAGTTTCTGGAAAACTGGTGCTGGCAGCCCGAGGCACTGGCCTTTATCTCCGGCCATTATGAAACCGGCGAGCCGCTGCCCGCGGAGCTGCTGGAGCGCATGCTGGCGGCGCGCAACTACCATTCGGCGCTGACCATGCTGCGCCAGCTGGAGTTCGCCCTGTTCGACTTCCGTCTGCACATGGATGACCAGGCCGCCGAGCCGGGCCGGGTGCAGGCGGTGCTGGACGAGGTGCGCCGCCAGGTGGCGGTGCTGACCCCGCCCGCCTTCAACCGTTTTCAGCACGGTTTCTCCCACATCTTCGCCGGCGGTTACGCGGCGGGCTACTATAGCTATAAGTGGGCCGAGGTGCTGTCGAGCGATGCCTTCTCCCGTTTCGAGGAGGAAGGGGTGTTCTCGGCGAAGACCGGCCGCGACTTTTTGCATGCGGTGCTGGAGCAGGGCGGCTCAAAAGAGCCGATGGAGCTGTTCCGGCAGTTCCGTGGCCGGGAGCCGAACATCGACGCCCTGCTGCGGCATTCGGGCATTGCCGCCTGA
- a CDS encoding response regulator transcription factor, whose product MDCTARILVIEDDVALNDQLTELLQGRGYTVSQCFDGEQGLLAALAPSVDLILLDVMLPVRNGFSLLKLLRQSQQTPVIMLTARGAEEERIKGFSQGADDYLAKPFSFTELVLRIEALLRRARGQVTAVADAVQLEYQELWLDRRQQQAGFRQTRLELTPIQFKLLWTLMQNRGEVLSKPFLYQQVLEREFSRYDRSLDMHLSRVRRKLIEAGMGATCLQTVHGTGYLFK is encoded by the coding sequence ATGGACTGTACTGCCCGTATTCTGGTGATCGAAGACGATGTCGCCCTCAACGATCAGCTGACCGAGTTACTGCAGGGCCGGGGTTACACCGTCAGCCAGTGCTTTGATGGCGAGCAGGGCCTGCTCGCCGCCCTGGCCCCCTCGGTTGACCTGATCCTGCTCGACGTGATGCTGCCGGTCCGGAATGGGTTTTCCCTGCTCAAGCTGCTGCGCCAGAGCCAGCAGACACCGGTGATCATGCTCACCGCCCGCGGCGCAGAAGAAGAACGCATCAAGGGGTTCAGCCAGGGCGCCGACGATTACCTGGCCAAACCGTTCAGTTTTACCGAACTGGTGCTGCGCATCGAGGCCCTGTTGCGCCGCGCCCGAGGGCAGGTCACGGCGGTTGCCGATGCCGTTCAGCTGGAGTACCAGGAGCTGTGGCTGGACCGCCGGCAGCAGCAGGCCGGCTTTCGCCAGACACGACTGGAGCTGACCCCCATTCAGTTCAAACTGCTGTGGACCCTGATGCAAAACCGGGGAGAAGTCCTGAGCAAGCCCTTTCTTTACCAGCAGGTGCTGGAACGGGAGTTCAGCCGCTACGATCGCAGCCTTGATATGCACCTGAGCCGGGTCAGGCGCAAGCTCATCGAGGCCGGTATGGGCGCCACCTGCCTGCAAACCGTGCACGGTACCGGATACCTGTTCAAATGA
- a CDS encoding class I SAM-dependent methyltransferase: MPDTRYPLQIELQDPTLAAEAERLRAHLHGLTAAAPFALVFTEGRLELRKLDEPKLGAVYVDFVAGAAAHRRKFGGGRGQTIARAVGLKHGHNPRVVDGTAGLGRDAFVLASLGCTLILCERHPVVHALLEDGLRRAAADPEIGHWVRERLQLLPFGHTLADIAPPPDVVYLDPMFPHKKKTALVKKEMRVFHSLVGADEDADALLAPALSLARARVVVKRPDYAGFLAGVQPSAQIASKNNRFDLYVKEAL, translated from the coding sequence ATGCCGGACACACGCTACCCGCTGCAGATTGAGCTGCAGGATCCCACCCTGGCCGCCGAGGCCGAGCGCCTGCGCGCCCACTTGCACGGCCTGACCGCCGCCGCCCCCTTTGCCCTGGTGTTCACCGAGGGCCGGCTGGAACTGCGCAAACTGGATGAGCCCAAACTGGGGGCGGTGTATGTGGATTTTGTGGCCGGCGCGGCGGCGCACCGGCGCAAGTTTGGCGGCGGCCGGGGCCAGACCATTGCCAGGGCGGTGGGGCTCAAGCACGGCCATAACCCCAGGGTGGTGGACGGCACCGCGGGCCTGGGCCGGGACGCCTTTGTGCTGGCCTCATTGGGCTGCACCCTGATCCTGTGCGAACGCCACCCGGTGGTGCACGCCCTGCTGGAAGACGGCCTGCGCCGGGCCGCCGCGGATCCGGAGATCGGCCATTGGGTGCGGGAGCGGCTGCAACTGCTGCCTTTTGGCCATACCCTGGCCGACATCGCCCCGCCGCCGGATGTGGTCTACCTGGATCCCATGTTTCCCCACAAGAAGAAGACGGCGCTGGTAAAAAAGGAAATGCGGGTGTTTCATTCCCTGGTGGGCGCCGACGAAGACGCCGATGCCCTGCTGGCACCGGCGCTCAGCCTGGCCCGGGCCCGGGTGGTGGTGAAGCGGCCCGACTACGCCGGCTTTCTCGCCGGCGTTCAGCCCTCGGCGCAGATCGCCAGCAAGAACAACCGCTTCGACCTTTATGTCAAGGAGGCGCTGTAG